From the Cryptococcus neoformans var. neoformans JEC21 chromosome 6 sequence genome, the window CAATGATTTTGGGGGCCTATGGAAAGATATAAGACGCTGGCAAGCGACTTCCGAGCATTGACCGGGATAACACACAGCATCAATCAGTCAGCAAGATTCCCAGCTAGGCCCTAACGGTCGGAAAATGTTGGATAGGCGACTTCAACACATTGCGCCATCCTTCGGACCTTCAATCTCGAGTAATCATCATCGGGATTTTCTTTTCTACTCCAATCAAGGTACTCAACCAACTCAGCAATTCACATGCCCGTCATGGTACCCTCTCTTCTATTATCAAGCTAGGCTTCGCTGTGTTTTTAACATTATCACCACAAATCATTCATTCGATCTGTGTACTATATACGGCATCATGACTTAAAAACTCTTGTCATCGATAGCCCCACAATATTACTCGGTACGCATTCAAATATATTTGTTCCTATATTCATGTCATGTACAAATCTTATGTTTTCATACTTTCATGATTGACTCGCCCACCACTCCTTCCGCCGGCCTCCGCCGGCCAGATCGgaacatcatcattcatcattcattcaGTCAGGTATTATTTATATATATGGTGACGTCAGGTCGAAACGTGTCGCTCATCGCCGACAATAACAGGGAACTAGCTACTACTACTATAACTCACTACGTAGGGCGAATGTTTTGAGTGGGTGTGATAGGAACAGGAGCGAGAAGAACACCGCCCCTACATAAATCCATCTAAACAAGGAGATCTGTATCCCAACAGAATCAGCatactactactactgcTGTCCTCCACATATCGCATCCGCGGAGAACAGACACTCCATCCTCAATCATGAATCCAGTGTAAGTCGTTGCTTATCAGTTGCACGGAATATTGAATTGACATCTCCAAGCTCCCCGACATCATCCAGAGGTATGCGGGAGTACATACCACAGGGgatggaagacgaggacCTAGATGGGGAGTATCTAGACATGGAGGAACCTATCGAAGGAGATTTTACACTGAGAGCGATTTTGGCTGGGCTCGGGGTAGGAGTGGTGCTCTGCATGACCAATATATACTTTGGGCTTCAAACCGGTGCGTGTCATTTCGTAGACCACAACATTCTGTCAGCTAAACCATTCCTTTTAGGATGGGTGTCAATGATGTCTCTGCAATCCGCCCTCCTTGGATTTGCAATATTCCGCGTTCCtactttccttcctcgatTGTTCCCGTCCATGAGACCTTTCACACCTCAAGAGAACGTCGTGCTACAGACAACAGCCGTGGCTACCGGTACTATGCCGCTCGCCGCCGGCCTTGTAGGAATTATACCAGCGCTGAGCATGATGAGCCCGGAGATCGACGGGCGAGAGCCGCTCTTCATGGGATGGGGTGATCTGATCATGTGGTGTCTGGCAGTAGCTTTTTTTGGGTAAGTGGTTAGTCCTTGTTAACGTATCCCAAACACTCATGATAAACATATCTGTGCAGGGTGTTCCTGGCGGTACCGCTGCGTAAGCAAGTTAttgtgaaagagaaacTTGTTTTCCCCTCAGGCAGTACGTGTCACGACCAGCTACTGTGTCCTGGCATTCTCTAACTCATCTTATGTTTTCAGCTGCAACTGCACAgctcatctctcttcttcaccatacACCCCCAGTTGAAGTGCAAGGGGCACGAACCACGGCTTATCGCCGTTTACGTCGCTCGTCAACTTCTGTCTCGCCTAATCGGAGCCGCAGGCATGATAacgacgaggaggacgaaTGGGGTGAGGATAGAGAGGCagagtgggaagaagaaaaggatgtGGATATCATGACTGGTAAGGGATGGTGGGCTTTGGGGGCTAGTTTCATTGCTAGTGGCAGCCTTACTGTGAGTTGAGCCCTAGGTTCAGCAGAAAGTATGATAAGCCAATCTGATTTTTGAATACCATCCAGGTTTTaagcttccttttccccatcTTATTCTCCATCCCAGTATTTGACGTTTTGAGTCTTCCATTTGGGTCAAGTCTTGCAGCCAGCTGGATGTGGTGGCAGGTTCATCTCTGGTTCTTCATATCCACAGTTGCTGATGGCAAGTAGGTTCACGCCTTCTCTATCCTATGTCGGTCAAGGTGCGAAATACGTCCTCCATTTGTGCCCAAGCTAATAAATTACCACAGGGATCATTATGGGGTTCCCTGTAACTGTTTCGATGAATATCGGAATGGTAGTAGGATGGGCTATGCTCTCACCCTTATCAAAACATCTTGGATGGGCACCCGGTCCAGTTTCATCTACAACGGATGGAGCTAGAGGTTGGATTGTGAGTAATGGCTCAAAATAAATGTCCAGGCTCTAATTATGTTGCAGCTATGGGTTGCACTAGCCATCATGATAGCCGAGTCAATCATTTCTCTGCTCCCCATCACTTTTTCTTATGTCTCTACTGCTTTTCGCCAGTACCGCCAGCGCAATTACCGACCTGGCATCTTCGCTTCCGCACCGCGatcaccctcctcccaaGTCTCGGGAGAAGACGATTACTTCACTCCGCCAgacaaggacgaggagcCAGAACATGAGCCTCCTGAAAGGCTGGTTCCAAATTCATGGGTGTTATGGGGCTTGGGAGTTAGCGGTGTGATGGGTGTCATACTGGTCTGGTTTGTATTTGGCTCTGATGGGATACATCCTTGGGCAACCGCCATCGGTTTGCTATTGGCTAGTATCCTGAGTCTGATAGGTGTGAGAGCTTTGGGAGAGACTGATCTAAACCCTGTGAGTGGTCATGCAGGTGACATTCAAATGGTGATCTGACCGAGCTGGGTAGGTTTCTGGGATCGGGAAGATTAGCCAACTTTTCTTCGCCATCTTACAACCGGGTAATGTCGTGGCCAATATCATTGCTGGCGGGGTAGCGGAGGTAAGCTTTCTTTGGTTCATCGCCGGAGGTTTATTAATCATATGTCATCTAGGCTGGAGCTCAACAGTTTGTTCAAGCTTCATGCGTTTGGTGATTTGCGGGCTGATCTTTCGACAGAGCAGGTGATCTCATGCAAGACCTCAAGACTGGTCATCTTCTCAGGGCTTCTCCTAGAAGTCAGTTTTACGGTCAAATGATTGGTAGCCTGGCGAGTGTATTTGTAGCTACTGCGGGTTACAAGTTCTATACCTCAGCGTATACCATTCCCGGTCCTGAATTTGCTGTTCCTTCTGCTGGTATCTGGTGCGTCAGCTTTTTGGTCATAGAACTTTACTCACACGGAACGTAGGCTCAATCTTGCGCGCCTGCTCAATAACGgtcaccttccttctcacGTCATACCCTTTATGTTAGGCTTTGGTGCTCTTTTCGCATGTCTCTCATTCGTCAAAGCTTTCCGTTCGTCTTTCCCCGCGTCCATCGCTTCGTCAAGGCTCgtcactcttcttccttctggtATTGCATTCGCCGTCGGATTTCTCAATTCTCCATCATTCTCGATTGCGAGGTTAATCGGCGGATACATTGCTTATCGCGCTGCAAAAGCCACCAGAACAGGAGAAACGCCATTGTTGATGATAGTGGTCGCGAGCGGGTTTGTATTGGGTGAAGGCGTCGTCAGTGTGATAACTCTTGGTTTGACGAGTGCCGGGGTGGGGGCGATCAGCTGCTGGGGATGTGGCATCAATGGAGGGGGATACTGCTCTGGCGGTTGTTCGTGAACGAACAATTCCTTAAATTTCAAGAATAGAAGACGAAGGGGTACAAAAGGACTTCCAATGTATCAGGATGTCTACCTCCACATGCTTTGGCCATTGTGCATCCTTGTTTATGCCTACGACATTCTTATTGCTATTATATATCTACTTGTAATAACAGGTACAATCATGCTCTGCCCGGAGTCTGATTCAGCAGTCGTCGCTTACTTGTATGTCATCGTCAGGTTGAATTGGGGCGCCAGAGCCAGATGGGGCATGCACGCACACGTGGTGTACAGAACAAGCTGCGTTAAACCTCTCAGCTTTGCTCGTGGCCATCTGACATATTAatccttcattcttcatgCCACATGAGGGAAAACTGCAACaggcgaggaagagtaATATTTTGAGTAAGGTTGAGACATGTGGCCCTCATTTCTGTACGTAGCTGTGAAGACAGATGTTTATCAGGTTCGGATACGTAAGAGCGGGGCCTTTTACGAAATGCCGCGATAAAACAAGTCGCTGAGCTCAACCGTCTCCTTTTGCCAAAAGTTAATGGCAAAGGGATCCTCTCTATATCCTCTTTTCTACGCAATCAATCGGACAGTCTCTTTGGTTATTAATCATGCGACGTGGCACTCCGTATCTTCTCCGGGGTTTCTCGAGTATCTCGTCCGCCCACGATTTCCCGCAGCGCGGACGCCGTCCAAACCTCACTTCAAGTGAAAATTGGTTGATGGTGCCAGTTCTCACACGGTCTGGTTGAAACGTTTACCGTGGTCACGTTAAGCGACGGCGGAAATAGGACTTTGAGCCAGGTGCTTCGGATAACAGACTCAAGGCACTCATATATACAGCACCCCATCTTCGTCTATAGCCCCAGCAACTCATTTTAAACAGATATAAACAGATCTTCGAGATTACTTTTACCATTCTTCCTAACTTGAGACCGTAGAACAAGAAAGTAACATGGTGAGCCAAGTTGCCCTGATGTGCGTTTCCCGCTAACACCTGTCTAACACCTGTCTTAGCCTAAAACGCTTATCACACCTTTCATTTATCACCCAGacgctccttcttcacagCCTaacccttccctttctaACCCCAGTTTCCCGGAGGCCAAGCCACCCAGGCGGTCGATCTTCTGCATACCTACTGCATCCTTCAATCCGTTTAAGCGTTTTCGTACGCACAAAGATCTTCCACGCCGCCCATATCAGCCATCTGAAGTCATCCAGTCTTATGATGGATTCTGCAAtatatcttcttcaaagacCAGAATAGCAAGTGACATGTGGTGTGATGTCTCCTGCATGGCCGACAGATACTCCATCAGGTCCATTAGCGCTTCCCAAATATCGACTGCcggtggtgatgaggacGTTACGAAAGATGAGTCGGAAGATGCCAACGTTCCTAATTCGGTTGCTATCGACTTTAGGGAGGGGAATACGCCTGTGCCGGCTCGCCAAGCAAACggaaaggagatgggaaaTTCCATGGCCACTTCCGAAATCGTTTTCCAGGACAAGCAGGCCAAAGACGCGATGTGGGTGGAGGTGCTTCCAAATTCCTCCCCTATATGCGATGAGCCAACTCTCAAAGCAACTAAACGCGATACTGTCTGCTTAGACTTACTGGACAAAGGTCAACAAATCGTGCTTTCTGCATTTTCAGAGTTCTCCCCCTCCGAGTCGATTAAGCGTGCTCGCACCTCGCTCAGGGATATCAGTCCATCACGGCCGGCCTATTCTTGGAACAACAAGAGAAAATCGAGGAAATTGACTCGCTCAAACGCTATCAGAAGATACAAGCGATAGACTCGTAAGATTGGACATTTTATATAAGCTTGGACATTCATACATAGTGTTGTATATGTAATTATTTAATATATGGTACCTGTATTATCTAACAAGACTCTACTTTCTTTCTTGACATGTCATTCGATCTATATTGTGAAGTCGCTCGTTCTCGCTGGAATTTATAATATGCCACCGTCGGATACCTACTATGTATTGATTATATCGCCGCGTCTGTCGTTGAACAACGGCAAAATCCATCTTTATTAATATTATTCTTATCTTCTGGTGGGCATACATTCCAAGGCGAACTTACCACAGGGGACGGCCCAGAGCAGCTTCCCATTTGCTCCACTTATTATGAAAGTAACCATAACCCGGTCATCGATCGCCATCATCAATCGACAGGACGACAAAGCTAGTGATAGTCGAGTCTTGTTGATGATCACTGTAGCGCCCGTGCACCGCCCTTTGGCTTGTGCTGATTAACAACCCTGAAGCTGGGAAACTAACTCCCGAACGATCAGCAGCATGGGTCCTTTCCAAGCCAAATTTGATCCTACCTGGTGTTTCGAAGGAGGCTAATAACTGCTGATGGTTCAGGATGTGGGCGAGTGCAAGTGTAAACTGTATGCGTAAAGCTGATGGTGAGGGTGCGGGCGCAGGTTGGCAATCTATTCTGGCCCACTACACTGGAATGCACATATATATACCACCTGCCCCTCCCAGTTCTTTTCCGTTTCcccctttcttccatttcgTAACTCAACCATTCCAAATTAGGTGAGTAGCTTGTTTGCACCGTGTATACCCCGGTGATCTGAAGAAACAGCAAAAGCGTCTTCGAGATTGCCTTTTATTCTTCCACTGAGTGCAGGTCACATCAGTGAGACAAACGTTGAACGTTTCTTCCAGCTATCCCTTATAACTAGTAGGTGCATTTAGCTGCGACATAAACTCGCAAAACTGATTACAAGCTATTAGTTATGTCtcgttcctcctctcctgaCATTGAAAAAGGCGTCCCTCCTCCGCCCCGTCGCTCAAGAGGAAAGTGCTGCTGTATCCTCTTTTGCGTTTTATTGCTCCTTGCCGCTTTAGCAGTAGGTGGCTTTGCCCTCTATGAGTATGTGATCAAACCTCGCATAATCGATACACACCTTTTATCCGATATCGACGGCAATGGATCAACTACAGCATCGGCACCAACTCTGTTACAGACGACGGTAATACCTACTGCGACCAGTCCGTCATTCAACGGGGCTGTTGGAGGATATACTCCGGCCATTGGGGTTTGGAGTAAGGCCGATAAGGATGATTTagatggtgaaggggaCGGTAGCGGGACTGTGGATCAAGATGTTTCAAACGATGGCCAGTCTAATAATTCTGCTGGCATTGATGACGCTATTATGGCCATTGATCACACGACTtccgcctctgcttctgACCCATCTTCCGCCACGAAAGATTCCGTCACGAAAGACTGGGATGGGTACGATTCTGGGCAATGGAACAATGATAAATGGGGATGGCAGAATTATGGACCTTGAGCTCGTAGTCTGAGACTGTTGGAGCAAGTGTTTGTCAACACTGTTGGATTCTTCACATTACTATCTAGATCAACTTTTTTACTTTTTACTTTGATATAGTATACGGCATGCACGCTGCAGTAATAATCCGATTGCATACCCTAAAGACTGAAAACGGTCGGGAAACTGCATAAACCATATTGTAAAAAGAGGTATCAATAGGCTACCTTGATTTTACACTCTTAATTCTTGCACAGTACACATTGCTTACAATCTCGCCCTTTAGTTTTGCCTCGCTCACAACAAGAATCTATCGGTACCCATACCCTGTTTGATTTTGGTACATCATCGGGTTGTACCCTGTCATTTGGGACATCATTCCAGGCATTCCCTGCCCCTGCATACCCATCATACCAGTCTGTTGCGGCATCATCCCGGTAGGTTGAGCCATCATGCCAGTCTGCTGAGGCATCATACCCGGCGCGCCGTTATAGCCTGTAGTGAGTGGACGAAGGGCATCGTATTTGCCTGTTCCAGATGTCAGCACTCATCGCACCATCCGAGGggtttttcccttttttctACACACCAGCTGCTTGAGGTTGTTGTTCCTCGGGTTTACCAAAgtccgtcttcttcatagCTGCAAAGATGTTTGAAGGCGCAAACTTGTCAGGGGCCTGCTGAGCttgttgaggttgaggagggGGCATGGAGGCAATGGTGTTAAATGTGgactgttgttgttgttgttgttgttgttgttgttgttgttggggAAAGCCAGTAAAGTCTATGGGTAGATTAGTGCGCCATTCACGAAAATCCAAAATTGCCACTTACTAGGCTGCATACCCATCTGACCGGTGAAGAACCCAGTTTGCTGAGGCATCATTTGTTGCTGAGCATGGAAGCTGGAAGTAGTCTgaggctgttgctgttgcggCTGGAATCCAGTTTGCTGAGCACCCATCGGCAATAGATCTCGAGTTGGAACAAACATCCCTGTGGCTTGCGGTTGCATGGGGTTCAACAGCCCCTGGTTTACGGGGACGGGGGCGAGCGGGCCACGGGGAGCgttggaagagttggacATGCCTGTTTGTTGAGCAAGCATCGACATCGGTTGGCCCGAGTTCTGCACACCGAGGCCATACGCGTTGGGAACAAAGGACTGCTGTGACTGGGCGGTAGGCTGAGGTGATAGCTGGGATTGTGGTTGCTGGGCGGCTGGGTGCTGAGCAGGTGCTGACGGTGCTCGGGGCGCGCCTGCGCCCGTCATGTGGGAAAACTTGTCAAAGCTTCCGCCCGTGTTATTCTGGCTGATGCCTGTACTCGCGGGCCTGAGCGCATTGATCTGAGCAAGCAGAGAGTCGGTGTTGTTGGCTACCTTGGGAGAAGTCGAGACGGGAGCAGCAGACGGCCCGGGGGATGAGCTAGTCGTAACAGTGGCAGGggcgggagaggaaggctTGGAAATGGGTTTGATAGTCCAGGCGTCATCGTCAAACCCGGTTGAAGTGGCAGGTGCTGCTGCcggcttcttttcctcaacGGTGGGAGGAGTCAAAATCACGGGTGGAGGCGTAGGAGCGCTGGGCGGGGTGGGTGTAAGAGTGACTTGAGCAAGCTTGTCGCTTGCAGCAGCCAATGCAGCGGCGTCGACTGATTCTGGACCGGTCGACTTCTTTTCCGGCCTCCCTCTTCGAGTGTTGTTGGCCAATTTCCCATTGGGACCGGTAAACAGTCCAGGCGGCTTGCCACCCGCCTCTTGTTCTTGCAACTGCCTCGccagctcttcatccttttcaatctGCGCTTGCTGCTCTGGTGTCTTCTTTGAGAACCTGCTCTGGATGACTTTGCGCACACGGATCACGTCGCCTTCGCGCAGACCGAGGGAGCGAAGTGTACCGTTATCCAAGTCGGGTAGGATGCTATCGTCAATACGGTCACGCTCAAAATTGGTAGCATAGCGGGTGCAGTCGTCCATATCGCACCCGGCGGAAAGGAAGAACTCGAACCAGTCGAATGGGGGGCGTTTACTTGCTGCCGCCTTGGAGGCACGCACGACTTCAGCGGGGATCGGTTCCTCGCTCCTGTGGGTGCTTTCGACCGACCTTTGTCCTGGTCGTCTACCTGTAGGCTGCTGGCCCAGCGGTcggtcatcttcatccatgCTCGCCTTTTTAGCCTTCTTTGCTTCATGCCTCCTGATCAACTCGGTATCGCGCGCAGACATTTTTTCGAGTGGGACGTCGATAATGACTCCGTTGAGCTTGTGCAGGCGGACCTTGCCATTGAGCAGACCGAGGTATTCAGCTTCGACGTCGAACTGTCCGCTTTTATCGGACCAGGTGCGGACCTTGGCGGGGTTGGGTTCTGCGGAAACAAGAAAGATGAGTGAATCACTAGAAAGGGGAACAAAGTTTTAAAACTTACTGGAACGAGCATTGTCAGGAGGTCGTGCGGGAGCGGCATGTCCTCTGGTGGGAAGCCTGTTGGCAGCTGCGGCCACATCGTTGCCTGACGGCCTTTTCGTGATTTGAGGCGGCTGCAATCCTCCAGCCCGGGCATTCTCCCTCCTACGCA encodes:
- a CDS encoding cell wall organization and biogenesis-related protein, putative; the encoded protein is MAYVAVAKALYDYQPQDPDTELAFHEDHILYIIDKEDNDWWKAKLKDDNGGADGQVGLVPATYVEEIPPISTTRAMFAYESTSPEELSMSDESALHVYSVEDDWLLVRLDSDPSSKLGFVPRNYCEPLDASEQVQVADAADTEAELEAQRQAEHEKELAEKQRQLKLKDKVETWSISELEGKKKKKGTLGVGNAAVFFASDTDKAAPVKQYPITDVLSVSQPSSKNLSLALSTLAEPLQFHCGSADTARAILAKLEQSKAAAGEALELLNNETQPVSSEDEAEPEPEPQPQPERAPQPAFTPLPPPPHPSRTISATSNNSEPKGVRFAEPEPEPAPAQKGEEEAATVLYDFDAAGDDELTVKENDTVAIVDKENDEWWLVKDSNGQQGVVPAAYLQLNDGSVPAPSASAAGGPAAYDEDDEEEYRASEAKAEAEAEARAAQQESERQRQLAAEEERRRIQAAAEARRMQEEEDRQLAIQIEEEQKERAARKALRRQEEERRRREEEAKAARENARAGGLQPPQITKRPSGNDVAAAANRLPTRGHAAPARPPDNARSKPNPAKVRTWSDKSGQFDVEAEYLGLLNGKVRLHKLNGVIIDVPLEKMSARDTELIRRHEAKKAKKASMDEDDRPLGQQPTGRRPGQRSVESTHRSEEPIPAEVVRASKAAASKRPPFDWFEFFLSAGCDMDDCTRYATNFERDRIDDSILPDLDNGTLRSLGLREGDVIRVRKVIQSRFSKKTPEQQAQIEKDEELARQLQEQEAGGKPPGLFTGPNGKLANNTRRGRPEKKSTGPESVDAAALAAASDKLAQVTLTPTPPSAPTPPPVILTPPTVEEKKPAAAPATSTGFDDDAWTIKPISKPSSPAPATVTTSSSPGPSAAPVSTSPKVANNTDSLLAQINALRPASTGISQNNTGGSFDKFSHMTGAGAPRAPSAPAQHPAAQQPQSQLSPQPTAQSQQSFVPNAYGLGVQNSGQPMSMLAQQTGMSNSSNAPRGPLAPVPVNQGLLNPMQPQATGMFVPTRDLLPMGAQQTGFQPQQQQPQTTSSFHAQQQMMPQQTGFFTGQMGMQPNFTGFPQQQQQQQQQQQQQSTFNTIASMPPPQPQQAQQAPDKFAPSNIFAAMKKTDFGKPEEQQPQAAGKYDALRPLTTGYNGAPGMMPQQTGMMAQPTGMMPQQTGMMGMQGQGMPGMMSQMTGYNPMMYQNQTGYGYR